From Nicotiana tabacum cultivar K326 chromosome 20, ASM71507v2, whole genome shotgun sequence, one genomic window encodes:
- the LOC107821269 gene encoding uncharacterized protein At1g27050: MGRKRDRTHFNRHVPYSFPKRRRPPPTDAVSDDPLPSNNSSSTTKQQPGNVVVVGVPTDCSVLDLKSRFEIYGSISRTRMDPNGLAYITFRSYDSAQSAVNAAVDSSFPITLHSKPIAIDLLQNFVYYELHYHQSEEFPEEVLPLDKAVFTAMYT, encoded by the exons ATGGGCCGGAAGAGAGACAGAACCCACTTCAACCGCCACGTCCCTTACTCCTTCCCCAAGCGCCGCCGTCCTCCACCTACCGACGCCGTCTCCGACGACCCTTTGCCGTCAAACAACTCCTCTTCCACCACCAAGCAGCAGCCCGGTAATGTGGTGGTTGTTGGGGTTCCTACTGATTGCTCAGTGCTTGACCTTAAATCTCGTTTTGAGATTTATGGTTCCATCTCTCGCACCCGTATGGACCCCAATGGTCTCGCTTACATCACTTTCCGTTCCTATGATTCTGCTCAGTCTGCTGTTAATGCTGCTGTAGATTCCTCTTTCCCCATTACTCTCCACTCCAAGCCA ATTGCTATTGATCTTTTGCAGAATTTTGTGTATTATGAGTTGCATTACCATCAATCAGAAGAATTTCCAG AAGAGGTACTTCCTCTTGACAAAGCTGTGTTTACTGCTATGTATACTTAG